The proteins below are encoded in one region of Drosophila sulfurigaster albostrigata strain 15112-1811.04 unplaced genomic scaffold, ASM2355843v2 ctg54_pilon, whole genome shotgun sequence:
- the LOC133849960 gene encoding uncharacterized protein LOC133849960 yields the protein MGNGMGSPCTNARGSIVTETFQMLDLILLNEGTQQTFCRAGVGSIVDLTYVCSALSPSARWRLSDAYTASDHRAILCEVGGRRPSNTSDPSRWVNFNADKMDVLRFSARIQCMEVVGSAEQMATIALHALAQACKDTMPPRRSSTHHHLPVYWWNEDIATARRECNRVRRCYQRSRGRPSYTSWQREFKERRKALKHAIKASKRKCFIELCETLESDPWGKAYQLVTKKISAHKASMPPDDVMHCIVRELFPTTAGETVRYLDVATSNNSAAIEWVTSAEISTIAGSMKLGKAPGPDGIPLRALRLACALRPEIFVDMFNRSTVDAATRVVEIASHAIAGSRWKGGAKEYCLMVTLDIKNAFNSARWDCILKALAVFQVPSYLLEIVRSYLSCRRLLYETSAGTEEYVATAGVPQGSVLGSLLWNAMYDGILRLTLPPARTWLASQTTSLSLS from the exons ATGGGCAATGGAATGGGCAGTCCCTGCACAAATGCGAGAGGCTCGATTGTGACGGAGACGTTCCAAATGCTGGATCTAATCCTCTTGAACGAGGGCACGCAGCAGACTTTTTGCAGAGCTGGCGTGGGGTCCATAGTCGACCTGACTTACGTGTGCAGCGCGTTGTCGCCTTCGGCACGTTGGCGCTTGAGCGACGCCTACACAGCTAGCGACCACCGTGCCATTCTGTGCGAAGTTGGCGGGCGGCGCCCCAGCAATACAAGTGACCCATCAAGATGGGTTAACTTCAATGCGGATAAGATGGATGTGCTGCgcttcagcgctcgcatccAGTGCATGGAAGTGGTAGGAAGCGCCGAGCAGATGGCTACGATAGCATTGCATGCGTTAGCGCAAGCATGCAAAGACACGATGCCCCCCAGGAGATCTTCCACCCACCACCATCTGCCAGTGTACTGGTGGAATGAGGATATCGCCACCGCCAGGCGGGAATGCAACCGCGTGAGAAGATGCTACCAGCGATCGCGAGGCAGACCGTCCTACACATCGTGGCAGCGCGAATTCAAAGAGAGGCGGAAAGCTCTGAAACATGCCATCAAGgcgagcaaacgcaaatgcttcaTCGAGCTTTGTGAGACTTTGGAGAGCGACCCATGGGGGAAGGCGTATCAACTGGTCACTAAAAAGATCTCGGCACACAAAGCGTCTATGCCACCGGATGATGTGATGCACTGCATTGTCCGTGAGCTGTTTCCGACTACAGCTGGTGAGACGGTGCGATATCTTGATGTCGCCACATCCAATAACAGTGCGGCAATTGAGTGGGTTACCAGTGCCGAGATAAGTACTATCGCTGGAAGCATGAAGCTGGGAAAGGCGCCTGGGCCGGATGGCATTCCACTGAGAGCTCTTCGGCTCGCCTGTGCTCTGAGGCCGGAAATCTTCGTTGACATGTTCAACAG atcgacagtcgacgcagcGACTAGAGTTGTGGAGATCGCCTCACACGCCATAGCGGGCAGCAGATGGAAAGGAGGAGCCAAGGAGTACTGCTTAATGGTCACGCTGGACATCAAGAATGCCTTTAACTCGGCTCGTTGGGACTGCATTCTCAAGGCTCTGGCAGTGTTCCAAGTGCCGAGTTATCTTCTGGAGATCGTGCGTAGCTACCTATCCTGCAGGCGGCTATTGTACGAGACAAGCGCTGGTACAGAGGAGTACGTCGCGACGGCAGGTGTTCCACAAGGGTCGGTCTTGGGCTCTCTTCTGTGGAATGCCATGTATGATGGCATCCTGAGACTAACCCTCCCACCGGCACGCACATGGTTGGCTTCGCAGACGacatcgctgtccttgtcgtgA